One window of the Runella slithyformis DSM 19594 genome contains the following:
- a CDS encoding queuosine precursor transporter — protein sequence MPTSVAFEQKKQFLFLFLCGLFLTNALIAEIIGVKIFSVEALLGIAPAQLPLFGTKLDFNMSAGVVNWPIVFITSDIINEYFGKKGVRRISYLTAIFIAYMYIAIYSTTSLPPAQFWLDINSKDSLGNSMNIDGAFNAIFRQGLGIMLGSIVAFLIGQVLDVTVFSWLRRRTGSKHIWLRATGSTLFSQLVDSFVVIFIAFYLFGNWSVTQILQVGSINYIYKGCVALLTTPVLYGAHYLIDRYLGKENAHQLANEAAASSFTAM from the coding sequence ATGCCCACCTCTGTTGCCTTTGAACAGAAAAAACAGTTTCTGTTCCTCTTTCTGTGTGGTCTTTTTTTAACCAATGCGCTGATTGCGGAGATCATCGGGGTCAAAATTTTTTCCGTGGAGGCCCTGCTCGGTATTGCACCGGCGCAACTTCCATTATTTGGTACCAAACTGGATTTTAACATGTCGGCAGGGGTGGTCAACTGGCCCATCGTTTTCATTACGTCCGATATCATCAATGAGTATTTCGGCAAAAAGGGCGTCCGCCGTATTTCATACCTGACGGCGATCTTTATTGCGTACATGTACATTGCCATTTATTCAACGACCTCACTGCCGCCGGCCCAATTTTGGCTCGACATCAACAGTAAGGACAGCCTTGGTAACTCAATGAACATTGACGGAGCCTTTAACGCCATTTTTCGTCAGGGATTGGGCATCATGCTTGGTTCGATCGTCGCTTTTTTGATCGGTCAGGTATTGGATGTGACCGTTTTTTCGTGGCTGCGCCGCCGCACGGGCAGCAAACATATTTGGCTGAGGGCTACGGGTTCGACCCTGTTTTCTCAGCTCGTCGACAGCTTTGTGGTGATCTTTATCGCTTTTTATTTATTCGGCAATTGGTCGGTGACGCAGATCCTCCAGGTCGGCAGCATCAATTACATTTACAAAGGATGCGTGGCTTTGCTGACTACGCCCGTACTCTACGGTGCACACTATTTGATCGACCGTTATTTGGGCAAGGAAAACGCCCATCAGTTGGCCAATGAAGCGGCTGCGTCGAGTTTTACGGCCATGTAG
- the rlmF gene encoding 23S rRNA (adenine(1618)-N(6))-methyltransferase RlmF: MTSISTSDTSEKQGLHPRNPHRFRYDFNALIKACPALAPFVALNKYGDESVDFTHPEAVKQLNKAILIHFYGIHHWDIPSNYLRPPIPGRADYIHYIADLLSESNEGVIPAGKAIMGLDIGVGANCVYPIIGNRSYGWRFVGSDIDPKAVQNAKRILTTNTVLTPFIECRLQSSASSVFKGIVRPDERFDFTMCNPPFHSSAEEAAAGTQRKWQNLGRPPLAQKRSLNFGGQHAELWCEGGEKAFITQMIEQSAQIASQCFWFTSLVSKKNTLPFLYKALKKVKVFDTRTIEMAQGQKVSRMVAWTFLGTHQQNEWRRQRWP; this comes from the coding sequence ATGACTTCAATTTCTACCTCCGATACGTCTGAAAAACAAGGCCTTCATCCTCGCAATCCCCATCGTTTTCGCTACGACTTCAATGCATTGATCAAAGCCTGTCCGGCATTGGCGCCTTTTGTGGCACTCAATAAATACGGTGACGAATCGGTTGATTTCACCCATCCGGAAGCCGTCAAACAGCTCAACAAGGCCATTCTCATCCATTTTTACGGTATTCATCACTGGGACATCCCCTCCAACTACCTGCGGCCTCCCATTCCGGGACGGGCCGATTATATCCATTATATCGCAGACCTGTTGAGTGAAAGCAACGAGGGCGTGATTCCGGCCGGTAAAGCGATCATGGGACTGGACATCGGCGTGGGAGCTAATTGTGTGTACCCCATCATCGGCAACCGAAGCTACGGGTGGCGTTTTGTCGGGTCAGATATTGACCCTAAAGCCGTTCAAAATGCCAAACGCATCCTTACAACCAATACTGTGCTGACGCCCTTCATTGAGTGCCGCCTGCAATCCTCTGCTTCGTCTGTTTTTAAAGGCATTGTCCGCCCAGATGAGCGCTTTGATTTTACGATGTGCAATCCTCCCTTTCACAGTTCGGCGGAAGAAGCGGCGGCGGGTACGCAACGAAAATGGCAAAATCTCGGGCGCCCTCCATTGGCCCAAAAGCGAAGCCTTAATTTTGGCGGACAGCATGCGGAATTATGGTGCGAAGGCGGAGAAAAGGCGTTTATTACCCAAATGATCGAACAGAGCGCTCAGATAGCCTCCCAATGTTTTTGGTTTACCAGCCTCGTTTCAAAAAAAAACACCTTACCTTTTCTGTACAAGGCCCTTAAAAAAGTAAAAGTCTTTGACACCCGTACCATTGAGATGGCTCAGGGCCAAAAAGTAAGCCGAATGGTAGCCTGGACATTTCTGGGGACTCACCAACAAAACGAATGGCGCCGGCAAAGATGGCCGTAA
- a CDS encoding PDZ domain-containing protein, whose amino-acid sequence MHFFRFFFLLAYAFSSTKCTAQISFYVAATGSDTHPGSIEKPFKTIEKAIVQARQANGKAVKILIRKGTYYIDKTLTINASNASFASLEIAGYRNEPVVISGGKSVKLTWKPFQKGIYQAVVPNDLSFEQLFINGRKLPLARYPNYDAGARVFHGTAADAISAERVKTWKNPAGGYVHALHAGEWGGFHYVIKGKNDKGELTLEGGWQNNRPAPMHKQYRFVENIREELDAPGEWFFDRPTRTLYFFPPQNINLSTALVEVSALKNTIELRGTTEKPLCNVRLKNLHFAQNERSFMETKEPLVRSDWTFYRGGAVLFEGTENCRITDCQFSNLGGNAVVISNYNRHDTVSGCHIHHIGASAVAFIGDPKAVRSPSFRYELSIPYEQLDKTPGPQSNNYPQECTVTNNLIHDMGQLEKQATGVQIELSSSITVSQNSIYNTPRAGINIGDGAWGGHLIEYNDVFNTVLETGDHGAFNSWGRDRFWYANRRYMDSLVAVHPELILLDAQKTTVIRHNRFRCDHGWDIDLDDGSSNYHIYNNVCLNGGLKLREGFYRKVENNIMVNNSFHPHVWFKNSGDVFRHNIIMKKYFPIQISDWGTAIDRNLFPDSTALALAQKNGTDRQSTAGNPLFVNASTGDYSVLSSSPALTVGFKNFPMKAFGVQKTSLKKQALQPVIPALINAQILSGKASFISFLGGTLKNVEGLGDRSAYGLPDETGIILVEIGKKSLLAASGLLEKDVIRSADGKAVKTINELMDIYQSINWHGKIQLEIIRNQQLIKLELRLK is encoded by the coding sequence ATGCATTTTTTCAGGTTCTTTTTTCTTTTGGCTTATGCGTTCAGCAGCACCAAATGCACAGCACAGATCTCTTTTTATGTAGCGGCCACAGGCAGCGACACCCATCCGGGCAGCATTGAAAAACCTTTCAAAACAATTGAAAAAGCAATTGTGCAAGCCCGACAGGCCAACGGTAAAGCCGTAAAGATCCTGATACGAAAGGGGACGTATTATATCGACAAAACATTGACAATTAACGCTTCGAACGCTTCATTTGCATCGCTCGAAATCGCAGGGTACCGAAACGAACCTGTGGTGATCAGCGGCGGAAAATCCGTAAAACTTACGTGGAAACCCTTTCAAAAAGGAATCTATCAGGCGGTTGTTCCAAATGATCTTTCTTTTGAACAGCTTTTTATCAATGGCCGAAAACTGCCCTTGGCACGTTATCCCAATTACGATGCAGGTGCCAGGGTGTTTCACGGTACGGCCGCCGATGCCATTTCGGCAGAGCGTGTCAAAACGTGGAAAAATCCTGCGGGCGGCTACGTACATGCACTGCATGCCGGCGAATGGGGCGGATTTCACTATGTGATAAAGGGGAAAAATGACAAAGGCGAATTGACATTGGAAGGGGGTTGGCAAAATAATCGCCCTGCCCCGATGCATAAACAATACCGCTTTGTGGAAAATATTCGGGAAGAACTGGATGCTCCCGGCGAGTGGTTTTTTGACAGGCCAACCCGTACATTATATTTCTTTCCTCCCCAAAACATTAACCTATCCACGGCATTGGTGGAAGTATCTGCACTCAAAAACACGATCGAATTGAGGGGGACAACTGAAAAACCCCTTTGCAATGTCCGATTAAAAAATCTTCATTTTGCCCAAAATGAGCGAAGTTTTATGGAAACCAAGGAGCCTTTGGTACGCAGCGACTGGACATTTTACCGGGGTGGAGCGGTTCTTTTTGAAGGTACGGAAAATTGCCGCATCACCGATTGTCAATTCTCAAATTTGGGTGGCAATGCAGTTGTAATAAGTAATTATAACCGACACGACACCGTCAGCGGGTGCCATATTCATCACATCGGCGCAAGCGCCGTGGCTTTTATCGGCGATCCCAAAGCGGTCCGCTCGCCGTCGTTTCGTTACGAACTTTCGATTCCTTACGAACAACTCGACAAAACACCCGGCCCGCAATCCAACAATTATCCGCAGGAATGTACCGTGACCAACAACCTGATTCATGATATGGGGCAATTGGAAAAACAGGCTACGGGGGTTCAGATTGAACTGTCTTCTTCCATTACCGTTAGCCAAAACAGTATATATAACACTCCGCGTGCAGGCATCAATATCGGCGACGGTGCCTGGGGAGGGCACCTTATAGAATACAATGACGTGTTTAACACCGTGTTGGAAACGGGCGACCACGGCGCGTTCAATTCCTGGGGGCGCGACCGATTTTGGTACGCCAACCGCCGCTATATGGATAGCCTTGTGGCCGTACATCCGGAATTGATCTTGCTGGATGCCCAAAAAACAACCGTCATCCGTCATAACCGTTTCCGCTGCGATCATGGCTGGGATATTGACCTCGACGACGGCTCTTCCAACTACCATATCTATAACAACGTATGCCTCAACGGTGGTCTTAAATTGCGGGAGGGTTTTTACCGAAAAGTGGAAAATAACATTATGGTCAACAACTCTTTTCACCCGCACGTGTGGTTTAAAAACAGCGGGGATGTATTTCGACACAACATTATCATGAAAAAATACTTTCCGATTCAAATCAGCGATTGGGGAACGGCCATTGACCGTAATCTTTTTCCTGATTCCACTGCACTGGCGTTGGCGCAGAAAAACGGAACTGATCGTCAAAGTACCGCCGGCAACCCTTTGTTTGTGAATGCTTCAACGGGGGATTACTCGGTATTGTCCTCCTCTCCCGCGCTGACTGTCGGCTTTAAGAATTTTCCGATGAAGGCCTTTGGCGTTCAAAAAACTTCCCTGAAAAAACAGGCATTACAACCCGTCATTCCCGCACTTATCAACGCTCAAATCCTTTCAGGAAAAGCCTCCTTCATTTCATTTCTGGGTGGAACACTCAAAAATGTAGAGGGATTAGGCGATCGCTCGGCGTATGGCTTACCCGACGAAACGGGCATTATCCTGGTAGAAATAGGTAAAAAGAGCCTGTTGGCAGCCTCGGGCCTTTTAGAAAAAGACGTTATTCGAAGCGCTGACGGGAAGGCCGTAAAAACCATCAACGAACTGATGGATATATATCAATCCATCAATTGGCACGGCAAAATACAACTCGAAATCATTCGTAACCAGCAGCTTATAAAACTTGAACTGCGCTTAAAATAA
- a CDS encoding alanine/glycine:cation symporter family protein, whose translation MEKLITALNDIIWSNALILLCLGAGIYFSIATRFLQVRYVKEMVRLLFRGKASAKGVSSFQAFAIAISGRIGTGNIAGVATAIAMGGPGAVFWMWAIAFLGASSAFIEATLGQIYKQVKDGQYRGGPAFYIEKGLGVKWYAVLFAIATILSTALFLPGVQSNSIALSAKIAFDIPVEITGGIITVLLGLIIFGGVKRIGHVAEIVVPFMAGGYILMALIIIGMNITKVPLVFSLIISSAFDMEPAFAGIFGMAVSWGVKRGIYSNEAGQGTAPHAAAAAEVKHPAEQGLVQAFSVYVDTIFVCTATALMILFTGQYNVVNPAGGFIVENVPGMAIGAEFTQAAVNTHFPSLGGGFVAISLLFFAFTTIMAYYYIAETNLSYLLPKGDNKWIVQVLRAMIMIATFYGSIKTAALAWTIGDIGVGMMAWLNIIAILLLRKPAFKAFKDYEQLRKAGKDPIFSPEKLGITNTDEWGKK comes from the coding sequence ATGGAAAAATTGATTACTGCGCTCAATGACATTATTTGGAGTAATGCCCTGATTTTATTGTGCCTTGGGGCGGGTATTTACTTTTCGATCGCTACCCGTTTTTTGCAGGTACGATACGTAAAAGAAATGGTACGGCTGCTGTTTAGAGGTAAGGCCTCGGCCAAGGGCGTTTCCTCGTTTCAGGCATTTGCCATTGCTATTTCGGGCCGGATCGGTACCGGAAACATCGCAGGTGTAGCTACAGCGATTGCGATGGGCGGCCCGGGAGCGGTATTTTGGATGTGGGCGATTGCTTTTTTAGGCGCTTCTTCGGCATTCATCGAAGCCACTCTCGGTCAGATATACAAACAGGTAAAAGACGGACAGTATCGAGGTGGCCCTGCTTTTTATATCGAAAAAGGATTAGGGGTCAAATGGTATGCCGTTCTTTTTGCCATTGCTACTATTTTGAGTACCGCTCTGTTTCTGCCCGGAGTGCAGAGCAACAGCATTGCTTTGAGTGCAAAGATCGCGTTTGATATTCCGGTGGAAATAACCGGCGGTATCATAACTGTATTATTGGGCCTCATCATTTTCGGCGGTGTAAAACGCATCGGTCATGTGGCCGAGATTGTCGTTCCATTTATGGCGGGAGGGTATATTCTGATGGCATTGATCATCATTGGAATGAACATCACCAAAGTTCCTTTGGTGTTCAGTCTTATTATCAGCTCGGCATTTGATATGGAGCCGGCCTTTGCAGGTATTTTCGGAATGGCCGTTTCATGGGGGGTAAAAAGAGGTATTTATTCCAATGAGGCGGGTCAGGGTACAGCCCCGCATGCGGCAGCAGCGGCAGAAGTCAAACACCCGGCAGAGCAGGGGTTGGTGCAGGCATTTTCTGTGTACGTTGATACTATTTTTGTCTGTACGGCCACGGCCCTGATGATTCTGTTTACGGGGCAATATAATGTCGTGAATCCTGCCGGAGGATTTATTGTGGAAAATGTACCGGGCATGGCTATTGGGGCAGAGTTTACCCAAGCGGCGGTCAACACCCACTTTCCATCGTTGGGAGGTGGGTTTGTGGCTATTTCGCTGTTGTTTTTTGCGTTCACGACTATCATGGCCTATTACTATATTGCCGAAACTAATTTGAGTTATCTTTTGCCCAAGGGAGATAATAAGTGGATAGTGCAGGTGCTTCGGGCCATGATTATGATCGCTACTTTTTATGGTTCCATCAAAACGGCAGCCTTGGCCTGGACAATAGGAGACATTGGCGTAGGAATGATGGCGTGGCTCAATATCATTGCGATTCTTTTACTGCGGAAACCTGCTTTTAAAGCTTTTAAAGATTATGAGCAATTGCGGAAAGCAGGAAAAGATCCTATATTCAGTCCTGAGAAACTCGGCATTACAAATACCGATGAATGGGGTAAAAAATAG
- a CDS encoding Gfo/Idh/MocA family protein, translating into MHTSRRDVLKLAGAALAGTAFPSIIVPNRAFAGINSETLKVGLIGCGGRGSGAAMQALKADPNVVLHALGDIFPERFDTCLEGLRKVHGDKVKVDNERKFVGFDAYQKVIDSGVDVVLLATPPFFRPLHLEAAINAGKHIFCEKPVAVDAPGIRKVIELAKVAKDKNLSLVSGFCWRFHEPKRAVFGKINDGSIGEVMSIYNTYYTGGAWSFPRQPGWSDMEFQLRNWMYYTWLAGDHIVEQAVHSIDMMSWAMGDVLPVSAVGTGGRQVRVDPLFGHIFDHFAITYDYPNGAKGFHFSRQQENTERSYLVETFGTKGRAMANCSRPTHKIEGQNPWEYSGVQNDMYQTEHNELFASIRNSKPINNGEWMANSTMIAIMGRMAAYTGKKITWEEAMKSTEKLGPDSVNFQTPVPKLEVARPGFTPFI; encoded by the coding sequence ATGCACACCTCACGTCGCGATGTGTTAAAATTGGCCGGGGCGGCTCTCGCAGGTACCGCTTTCCCTTCCATCATTGTTCCTAACCGTGCGTTTGCCGGCATCAACAGCGAAACCCTCAAAGTGGGTCTCATCGGTTGCGGCGGTCGCGGTTCGGGCGCAGCTATGCAGGCGCTCAAAGCAGATCCTAACGTAGTGCTTCACGCCTTGGGTGATATATTCCCGGAGCGTTTTGATACGTGCTTGGAAGGCTTGCGAAAAGTCCACGGCGATAAAGTTAAAGTAGACAACGAGCGCAAATTTGTCGGGTTTGATGCCTACCAAAAAGTGATCGACTCCGGCGTAGACGTAGTTTTATTGGCTACACCGCCTTTTTTCCGTCCCTTGCACCTGGAAGCGGCTATCAACGCCGGTAAACATATTTTCTGTGAAAAGCCGGTGGCCGTAGATGCCCCGGGTATTCGTAAAGTCATTGAGTTGGCCAAAGTAGCCAAAGACAAAAATCTGTCGTTGGTATCTGGTTTTTGCTGGCGTTTTCATGAGCCTAAGCGGGCCGTATTCGGCAAGATCAACGACGGGTCCATCGGTGAGGTCATGAGTATCTATAATACATACTATACCGGCGGTGCGTGGAGTTTTCCGCGTCAGCCGGGCTGGTCGGATATGGAGTTTCAATTGCGTAACTGGATGTATTATACGTGGCTGGCCGGTGACCACATCGTAGAGCAGGCTGTTCACAGCATTGACATGATGTCGTGGGCCATGGGCGATGTACTGCCCGTCAGTGCGGTTGGTACCGGTGGCCGTCAGGTGCGGGTTGATCCGTTGTTCGGCCATATTTTTGACCACTTCGCCATTACCTATGATTATCCTAACGGGGCCAAAGGTTTCCACTTTTCGCGTCAGCAGGAAAATACAGAACGCAGCTATTTGGTGGAGACGTTCGGTACCAAAGGTCGTGCGATGGCCAACTGCTCGCGCCCAACGCACAAAATTGAAGGACAGAATCCGTGGGAATATTCGGGCGTACAAAATGATATGTACCAAACCGAGCACAATGAATTGTTTGCCTCTATCCGTAACAGTAAACCGATCAACAACGGTGAGTGGATGGCCAACAGTACCATGATTGCCATTATGGGACGTATGGCAGCGTATACCGGTAAGAAAATTACGTGGGAAGAGGCCATGAAGTCGACCGAAAAATTGGGACCCGATTCCGTTAATTTCCAGACTCCCGTTCCTAAGCTGGAAGTGGCACGGCCCGGTTTTACGCCTTTTATTTAA
- a CDS encoding sugar phosphate isomerase/epimerase family protein — protein sequence MQRRTFIKNTAVMASAAVIGADNIGRAAPVVQPLIKKSLKYGMVTENLSVMDKFKMLKDLGFDGVELDSPNDIDPKEILAARDKTGLELPGVVNSAHWKSPLSSADPKVREVCSKAMEKALYDCKLYGGTTVLLVPGVVNEGTSYKDAYVRSQAEIRKLIPVAEKTGIKIALENVWNNFLISPLEAARYVDEINHPLVGWYFDVGNILRYGWPEHWIEALGKRIMKIDIKEFSRKKQQDEGLWKGFNVELLEGDCNWPVVNKALANIGYSGWASAEVPGGDRKRLEVISQKMDGIFKAV from the coding sequence ATGCAAAGAAGAACCTTTATTAAAAATACCGCCGTCATGGCTTCGGCTGCGGTCATCGGTGCAGATAACATCGGCAGGGCCGCACCCGTGGTGCAACCATTGATCAAAAAGAGTCTAAAATACGGAATGGTGACCGAGAACCTTTCCGTCATGGATAAATTCAAAATGCTGAAAGATCTGGGATTTGACGGCGTGGAGCTGGATTCTCCCAATGATATAGACCCCAAAGAGATTCTCGCCGCCCGTGATAAAACGGGCCTTGAACTGCCCGGCGTGGTCAACTCGGCGCATTGGAAATCGCCGCTGTCGAGCGCTGACCCTAAAGTGCGCGAGGTGTGTTCCAAAGCGATGGAAAAAGCCCTTTATGACTGCAAGCTGTACGGTGGTACTACGGTTTTGCTGGTGCCGGGCGTGGTCAATGAGGGCACAAGCTATAAGGATGCGTACGTACGGTCGCAGGCCGAGATCCGTAAATTAATTCCGGTGGCGGAAAAAACGGGCATCAAGATCGCCCTGGAGAATGTCTGGAATAACTTTCTCATCAGCCCCCTCGAAGCGGCGCGTTACGTAGATGAGATCAATCACCCCTTAGTAGGCTGGTATTTTGACGTGGGCAATATCTTGCGTTATGGCTGGCCGGAGCACTGGATCGAAGCCCTTGGCAAACGCATCATGAAAATTGACATCAAGGAGTTCAGCCGTAAAAAGCAGCAGGACGAAGGCCTCTGGAAAGGCTTTAACGTTGAGTTGCTGGAAGGAGACTGCAACTGGCCGGTGGTCAACAAAGCCCTCGCCAACATCGGCTACTCGGGCTGGGCTTCGGCCGAAGTCCCCGGCGGCGACCGCAAACGACTCGAAGTCATCAGTCAGAAAATGGACGGTATTTTCAAAGCCGTTTAA
- a CDS encoding DEAD/DEAH box helicase codes for MNDHLHVSTLLSNLGVEALNPMQKAAQEAILQHNNTLLVSPTGSGKTLAFLLPLAQLLRPDKPSVQCLILSPSRELAMQIEQVWKKMGTGFKVNASYGGHPIATEIQNFSQPPAVLIGTPGRIADHLTRNSFSTEDIQTLILDEFDKSLEMGFQEQMAFIMDGLRHLRKRVLVSATSGIQIPGFVGLVTPKIINFTPEEEGPQALVMKAVISEDQDKADTLFRLIGSLNSESALIFCNHRDAAERTCELLKERGVYAAFYHGGMDQDARERALVRFRNGSVNYLVTTDLAARGLDIPEMKHVIHYHLPLHEHEFIHRNGRTARMHATGNSYLIFQKDEIRPAYVENHMDEVLLAETYPLPNPPEFVTIYISGGRKNKLNKVDIVGFFSQKGELEKGDLGLIEVKDHISFAAVKRTKYKAMLAKIQDEKMKGKKYKIELAR; via the coding sequence ATGAACGATCATCTGCACGTTTCGACCCTCCTTTCCAATCTGGGGGTTGAGGCATTAAATCCCATGCAAAAAGCGGCACAGGAAGCCATTTTGCAACACAACAATACGTTATTGGTATCGCCCACGGGGTCCGGAAAGACCCTGGCCTTCCTGTTGCCTTTGGCACAACTGCTCCGCCCCGATAAACCATCGGTTCAGTGCCTGATCCTGAGCCCTTCGCGCGAGCTGGCGATGCAGATCGAACAGGTATGGAAAAAAATGGGGACAGGGTTTAAGGTAAACGCCTCCTACGGCGGGCACCCCATCGCCACCGAAATTCAGAATTTCAGTCAGCCACCTGCGGTATTGATTGGTACGCCCGGACGTATTGCCGATCACCTGACCCGTAATTCCTTTTCGACGGAAGACATTCAAACGCTGATTCTGGACGAATTTGACAAATCGCTGGAAATGGGGTTTCAGGAGCAAATGGCGTTTATCATGGACGGTCTGCGCCATCTGAGAAAAAGAGTGTTGGTTTCCGCGACGTCGGGGATTCAGATTCCGGGCTTTGTGGGATTGGTGACGCCCAAGATCATCAATTTTACACCCGAAGAAGAAGGTCCGCAGGCGTTGGTGATGAAGGCGGTCATTTCGGAAGATCAAGACAAAGCCGATACGCTGTTTCGATTGATCGGTTCGTTGAATTCTGAATCGGCGTTGATCTTTTGCAATCACCGCGACGCTGCGGAGCGTACCTGCGAGTTGCTGAAGGAAAGAGGCGTTTATGCCGCCTTTTACCACGGCGGCATGGATCAGGACGCCCGCGAACGCGCCCTGGTCCGGTTTCGCAACGGCAGTGTCAATTATTTGGTCACCACAGACCTGGCAGCCCGCGGATTGGATATTCCCGAAATGAAGCACGTCATTCATTATCATTTGCCGCTGCATGAGCATGAATTTATCCACCGAAACGGCCGCACGGCCCGAATGCACGCGACGGGCAATTCCTATCTGATTTTCCAAAAGGATGAAATACGCCCTGCCTACGTGGAAAATCACATGGATGAAGTTTTACTTGCTGAAACGTACCCCTTGCCCAATCCGCCCGAATTTGTGACCATCTACATCAGTGGCGGCAGGAAAAATAAACTGAATAAAGTAGATATTGTGGGCTTTTTCTCCCAAAAAGGCGAGCTCGAAAAAGGAGACCTGGGCCTGATTGAAGTAAAAGATCATATCTCTTTTGCGGCCGTAAAACGCACAAAATACAAAGCTATGCTGGCTAAAATTCAGGACGAAAAAATGAAAGGGAAAAAGTATAAAATTGAATTGGCACGGTGA
- a CDS encoding ATP-binding protein produces the protein MDFKRFISNRVLERIENLPAVALLGPRQVGKTTLAKQLQKEIDKDSIYLDLESQEDVNKLTNLESYLLQREDKLIIIDEVQRMPELFPVLRSVIDRNRSNTRFMLLGSASPELLAKSSETLAGRISYIEVHPFVYTEIAADYTFHKLWLRGGFPTMLMAKNEEISFENRIDFIQTYLERELPLLGLSVSPGMLRNLLRMIAHAHGQILNYSDLSKSLGIDVNTVKRYLDYFENSFLIRRLQPYYVNIAKRLVKSPKIYIRDSGLLHAVVAIENEEDLEGYIGKGNSWEGFVIQQIIALSKPNVHPYFYRTQDGSELDLVLVKGTRPVLGIEIKYADAPKITKGTTVASQDMGNIPVLVVTPFAREDYELSQWVTVTNFERLFSHLGQLKLINTN, from the coding sequence ATGGATTTTAAACGATTTATTTCCAACAGGGTTTTAGAGCGAATTGAGAATTTGCCGGCGGTTGCATTGTTAGGACCCAGACAGGTTGGAAAAACGACGTTGGCGAAGCAGCTGCAAAAAGAAATCGACAAAGACAGTATCTATCTTGACCTGGAATCGCAGGAAGACGTCAATAAACTGACGAACCTTGAAAGCTATCTGCTGCAACGAGAAGATAAATTAATCATCATTGATGAAGTACAGCGTATGCCCGAATTGTTTCCGGTACTGCGCTCGGTCATTGATCGAAACCGAAGCAATACCCGATTTATGCTTTTGGGATCAGCCTCTCCCGAATTATTGGCCAAAAGTTCTGAAACATTGGCGGGACGTATCTCCTACATCGAAGTACATCCCTTTGTGTATACGGAGATTGCCGCAGACTATACTTTTCATAAGTTATGGTTAAGGGGGGGATTTCCCACGATGTTGATGGCGAAAAATGAAGAAATAAGCTTTGAAAACAGAATTGATTTTATTCAAACGTATTTGGAAAGGGAACTGCCGCTGTTGGGTTTGTCGGTGTCGCCGGGTATGCTGCGAAATTTACTGCGAATGATCGCACACGCACATGGCCAAATTCTTAATTATTCCGACCTTTCCAAGTCGTTAGGTATTGATGTAAACACGGTAAAACGGTATTTGGATTATTTTGAAAACTCCTTTTTGATCAGGCGTTTACAGCCTTATTATGTAAATATCGCTAAACGCCTGGTAAAATCACCTAAAATATATATCCGGGATTCCGGACTGTTGCACGCAGTGGTTGCTATTGAAAATGAAGAAGATTTAGAGGGCTATATAGGGAAAGGTAATTCGTGGGAAGGCTTTGTAATTCAACAGATTATTGCATTGTCGAAACCCAATGTTCACCCGTATTTTTACAGAACTCAGGATGGTTCAGAGCTGGATTTAGTGTTGGTAAAAGGAACGAGGCCCGTTTTGGGGATAGAAATAAAATATGCAGATGCTCCTAAAATCACTAAAGGAACGACCGTTGCCTCTCAGGATATGGGAAATATCCCCGTATTGGTGGTAACGCCTTTCGCCCGGGAGGACTATGAATTGAGCCAATGGGTAACGGTCACGAATTTTGAACGTCTTTTTTCGCACCTTGGTCAACTGAAATTAATTAACACGAATTGA